Proteins from a single region of Xyrauchen texanus isolate HMW12.3.18 chromosome 7, RBS_HiC_50CHRs, whole genome shotgun sequence:
- the LOC127646198 gene encoding probable G-protein coupled receptor codes for MQKAIPGLMLGLLTNHTTPHDTSDQWSTTKPTPPSLKEVIHSESQIKDIVGLFCMVTLNLAVLLGNSGVMVAIARAPHMRKYIFVCHLCAVDLLCAILLMPLGIVSSSPFFSTVAFTVLECQVYIFLNVFLICASILTVTAISIERYYYIVHPMRYEVKMTLNLALAVMVFIWVKSVLMALVTLLGWPAYGNQSSIAAAHCSLHWSHSRLRKVFAILFCVFFFLVPAIVIFAVYCNVYKVARTAAYQHVQMPSWTDNQAKSRSDSINSQTTMITTTRSLPQRLSLERVLGGGKAAITLVVIVGQFLICWLPYFSFHLHMSITNPLQSPGDIEEAVTWLAYSSFAVNPFFYGLLNRQIRDELVKLRKCCISRPVELRASSHEGSLQENFLQFLQRTSSTAETTRPSCGNFSPRNTVDQGAMLPGQIPDE; via the coding sequence ATGCAGAAAGCCATACCAGGTCTGATGCTCGGTCTCCTGACAAATCACACAACTCCACATGACACGTCTGACCAGTGGAGTACAACCAAGCCTACCCCTCCCAGCTTGAAGGAGGTCATCCACTCGGAATCCCAGATAAAGGATATTGTCGGGCTATTTTGCATGGTAACCCTTAACCTTGCAGTCTTATTGGGCAACAGTGGAGTTATGGTAGCTATTGCCCGAGCCCCTCATATgaggaaatatatttttgtgtgtcaTCTTTGTGCAGTTGACTTGCTTTGTGCTATATTGTTGATGCCTCTTGGGATAGTGTCAAGTTCCCCATTCTTCAGCACTGTGGCATTTACGGTTCTGGAATGCCAGGTATACATCTTTCTAAATGTGTTCCTCATATGTGCCTCTATTCTTACTGTGACTGCAATTAGTATAGAGCGCTACTACTACATTGTTCACCCTATGCGCTATGAGGTAAAGATGACTCTAAACCTTGCACTTGCCGTTATGGTCTTCATTTGGGTGAAATCAGTTCTGATGGCTTTGGTTACGCTTCTTGGTTGGCCAGCATATGGGAACCAGAGCTCCATTGCAGCAGCCCATTGCTCTTTACACTGGAGCCACAGTCGCCTTAGGAAAGTTTTTGCTATTCTCTTCTGTGTGTTTTTCTTCTTGGTCCCTGCCATTGTGATCTTCGCTGTATATTGCAATGTGTACAAAGTTGCACGAACGGCTGCTTATCAGCACGTCCAAATGCCGTCCTGGACAGACAACCAAGCGAAGAGTCGCTCAGATTCTATCAACAGTCAGACCACTATGATAACCACCACCCGAAGCCTTCCCCAGAGATTGTCTCTAGAGCGGGTCTTAGGGGGTGGAAAGGCGGCTATCACCCTGGTTGTCATTGTGGGCCAATTTCTCATATGCTGGCTTCCATATTTCAGTTTCCACCTTCACATGTCCATCACTAACCCACTTCAGAGCCCTGGAGACATTGAAGAGGCTGTCACTTGGCTAGCATACTCCTCGTTTGCTGTGAATCCTTTTTTCTATGGTCTTCTGAACAGACAGATCCGAGACGAACTCGTAAAACTAAGAAAATGTTGCATCAGTAGACCTGTAGAACTACGTGCCTCCAGTCATGAAGGTTCCCTCCAGGAGAACTTCCTTCAGTTCCTGCAGAGGACCAGCAGCACTGCTGAGACCACAAGACCTAGTTGTGGCAATTTCAGCCCGAGGAACACTGTGGACCAGGGTGCCATGTTACCTGGCCAGATCCCTGatgaataa
- the LOC127646186 gene encoding protein mono-ADP-ribosyltransferase PARP3-like codes for MAPKRRATSSAKAGGKKVKEEPQAPPKDKFTSAKEALKAAGPQVKVLRNPDSFCHLSNAEVHEDFDCMLNQTNIGQNNNKFYVIQILVSGGSYYCWTRWGRVGESGQNNLAGPSNVGEAIKCFEKKFKDKTKNNWSDRENFVSQSGKYTLIEVDGDQDAVVKVDTVDSGDVKVKNAQKILPCTLDEATQRLIRFIFNNDMFKEAMTSMNLDIKKMPLGKLSKQQIAKGFEALEEIESAIKKGDQKKLEDLTSKFFTIIPHNFGRNRPPIISDESVLQSKKEMLLVLADIEVAQSLKAESEKVKEEMEDMVPHPVDQNYQSLKCNLSLLDKKSKEFKIIEKYLNATGGQELSIVDVWQVERDAEAEHFSEHNALENRKLLWHGTNVAVVAAILKSGLRIMPHSGGRVGRGIYFASENIKSVGYVRPSNNIGIMFLNEVALGKEHTITLDDPSLRKAPDGYDSVVARGQQEPDPSKDVFIEFDGKKVAVPQGKVIKQPQYEKSYFSNSEYLIYKESQCRIRYLLELQFQNFWG; via the exons ATGGCACCTAAGCGAAGGGCAACATCGAGTGCCAAAGCTGGAGGGAAGAAGGTAAAGGAGGAGCCCCAAGCTCCACCAAAGGACAAGTTTACCTCTGCTAAAGAGGCCCTGAAGGCAGCAGGGCCACAGGTGAAGGTCTTGCGGAACCCAGACAGCTTTTGTCATCTATCAAACGCTGAG GTTCATGAAGATTTTGACTGTATGCTTAACCAAACCAACATtggacaaaacaacaacaaattctATGTCATCCAAATCTTAGTATCTGGAGGGAGTTACTATTGCTGGACAAGATGGGGCAGAGTG GGGGAGTCAGGCCAAAACAATTTAGCTGGTCCATCTAATGTTGGTGAAgccattaaatgttttgaaaagaaattcaaagaCAAGACCAAGAATAATTGGAGTGATCGAGAAAACTTTGTGTCACAGTCAGGGAAGTACACATTGATAGAGGTAGACGGAGACCAGGATGCAGTAGTGAAG GTGGACACTGTAGACAGTGGAGATGTGAAGGTGAAAAATGCTCAAAAAATTTTGCCTTGTACACTGGATGAGGCAACTCAAAGACTTATCCGATTCATTTTCAACAACGACATGTTCAAAGAAGCCATGACGAGCATGAACCTGG ATATTAAGAAGATGCCACTGGGGAAGCTGAGCAAGCAGCAGATAGCTAAAGGCTTTGAGGCGTTGGAGGAGATTGAATCTGCAATAAAGAAGGGGGACCAGAAAAAGTTAGAAGACCTCACCAGCAAATTCTTTACCATCATTCCTCATAACTTTGGCCGCAACAGACCCCCTATCATCTCTGATGAATCTGTTCTTCAGAGCAAGAAGGAGATGCTTCTG GTCCTCGCAGACATCGAGGTTGCCCAGAGTCTTAAAGCTGAGTCTGAGAAAGTCAAAGAAGAGATGGAGGACATGGTGCCTCATCCAGTGGACCAAAACTACCAGTCTCTCAAATGCAATCTTTCCTTGCTGGATAAGAAGTCCAAAGAATTTAAG attaTTGAGAAGTACCTAAATGCCACTGGAGGACAAGAGCTCTCTATAGTGGACGTCTGGCAAGTTGAGAGAGATGCAGAG GCTGAGCACTTCAGTGAACATAATGCTTTGGAGAACAGGAAGCTGCTTTGGCATGGAACAAATGTTGCAGTGGTTGCAGCCATTCTGAAGAGTGGCCTTCGCATTATGCCCCATTCAGGTGGACGAGTGGGCAGGGGAATATATTTTGCCTCTGAAAACATCAAATCCGTTGGCTACG TCCGTCCATCCAACAACATTGGgattatgtttctaaatgaagtTGCTTTGGGAAAAGAGCACACCATCACACTCGATGACCCCAGCTTAAGAAAGGCTCCTGATGGCTATGACAGTGTTGTTGCACGTGGACAGCAAGAACCAG ATCCTTCGAAAGATGTCTTCATTGAGTTTGATGGTAAAAAGGTGGCAGTTCCTCAGGGAAAAGTCATAAAACAGCCTCAGTATGAGAAAAGTTATTTCTCAAACAGTGAGTATCTGATTTATAAGGAAAGTCAGTGTCGCATCCGTTACCTCCTGGAGCTACAGTTCCAAAATTTTTGGGGCTGA